GGGCAATAAGAGCACCGAACACATCAGAGCCGAGCTGTTCTACCAAGGAGCTTCTATGGGCAAAAATGATATGTTCATTGTCCCCAAATAAAAACAAGTCTGACAGCAGAACTCAGTGCCATAAAGCAACCACTCCAAAAGGTCTTTATGGCATTTGTTTATGAATCAATGAAACGCGCTTTTACAGCCAAAAAACCAACACCCGTCTTCTAAAAAACTTGCCTGCATTATTTTTAAAAAAGTGATTGACCGACTTTTCAATCCCCGCTTCAATTATACATGTTAACAACAACAATATGGGGGATAACACATATGAATAAAGCGCAACTTATTGAAAAAATCGCTGCAGAAGTTGAAATGACTAAAGCTGATGCCGAGAGAGTATTAGACTCTTTCGTACACATCGTTAGAACTAGCGTAAAAAAAGGTGACGAAGTTAAATTAGTTGGTTTCGGTACTTTCACAAAAGCAAAAAGAAAAGCTAGAACTGGAAGAAACCCACAAACTGGTAAAGCTATTAAAATTCCAGCTGCATGGTATCCAAAATTCCGTCCAGGTAGCGAGTTCAAAACTTTACTTAAGAAGTAATCTTTAAGTAAATTCTGAAGAAAGAAGCTGGTCTAAAGTGACCAGCTTTTTTTTTGCCTTTTGTCGTTTCAAAAGCTCTATGACATGATAAGAGTCATGAGAATTATGAACACGAATCTATACCAAACTCTCTGCGGCAGTCTTATTGTTACCCTCTTAGGAGCCTTTTTCTTCTCTTCATGTGTTTCAGTTAAACTGGGTGACAGTTCCATCCAAAAATCTGATCGCTACTCC
This is a stretch of genomic DNA from Pseudobdellovibrionaceae bacterium. It encodes these proteins:
- a CDS encoding HU family DNA-binding protein — encoded protein: MNKAQLIEKIAAEVEMTKADAERVLDSFVHIVRTSVKKGDEVKLVGFGTFTKAKRKARTGRNPQTGKAIKIPAAWYPKFRPGSEFKTLLKK